One Denticeps clupeoides chromosome 10, fDenClu1.1, whole genome shotgun sequence genomic window carries:
- the tsr2 gene encoding pre-rRNA-processing protein TSR2 homolog produces MAALSAAAREVFTEGVKAVLEAWPVLQIAVDNGFGGVYSQQKADWMVDAVQQYFSDNDHLQQYEVEDFVSELMNNEFDTVVDDGSLPEVAQQVCQIFKKCQEGLLEEVKGQVSHLQKKRGSVRAKATPAPSPAVEADSEEEGAESMECDGAAEGPFTSQAPREQNPHTAPSEEAEDGWTVVRRRK; encoded by the exons ATGGCGGCGCTCAGTGCAGCAGCACGTGAGGTCTTTACCGAGGGAGTAAAGGCAGTTCTGGAGGCTTGGCCGGTATTACAG ATCGCGGTGGATAATGGCTTCGGCGGAGTGTACAGCCAGCAGAAAGCGGACTGGATGGTGGATGCGGTTCAGCAGTATTTCAGCGACAACG ATCACCTGCAGCAATATGAAGTGGAGGACTTTGTCTCAGAGTTGATGAATAATGAGTTTGATACGGTGGTGGATGATGGTAGTTTGCCCGAG GTGGCACAACAGGTTTGTCAGATATTCAAAAAATGCCAAGAAGGGCTACTggaggaggtcaaaggtcaggtgAGCCATCTGCAGAAGAAAAGGGGCTCAGTGAGGGCGAAGGCCACACCTGCACCGAGCCCAGCAGTGGAAGCGGACAGTGAAGAGGAAGGTGCTGAG TCCATGGAATGTGATGGAGCAGCAGAAGGACCCTTTACGAGCCAAGCACCAAGGGAGCAGAAcccccacactgctccttcAGAGGAGGCCGAGGACGGCTGGACAGTGGTGCGCCGGAGGAAGTGA